Proteins encoded together in one Armigeres subalbatus isolate Guangzhou_Male unplaced genomic scaffold, GZ_Asu_2 Contig297, whole genome shotgun sequence window:
- the LOC134203942 gene encoding ATP-binding cassette sub-family G member 1-like produces the protein MCANDITEVAIPLMDVSTTVLTFENLNYSVHQGSKCILQDVSGSFRSGRLAAIIGPSGAGKSSLMNVLSGFKVKGLKGRILVNNESVDRRRYRQMVAYNPQDVMLLPTITVTETLLYAADLRMPSSVSRFQKTKIVNDIIALLGLEKCANNQTRVLSGGEKKRLSIGQELVSNPRIMFFDEPTSGLDSESSYQIVSYLKDMARQGRCVISVVHQPSSDLLELFDDVYVVADGQCMYKGPLDELTQTFADVGLICPQYYNRADFVIKMASKSYSEPDKIHMLKQRMKTATIQNGYNNTQQNGNLQSRTLDEINNTSQYPISQWRQFAILTRRTFLGTIRNFTLTVLRFLGHVLFGLIVGTVYYNIGDDGAKVITNIAYIMLILLFTAFANSMTVVLTFPLEMAVFIREYKSNCYSIGAYFFSKIVADFPLMIGGVTCFHLISYYMTGQINENDRMLMFWGMCVMMGWYAQIYGMLGGSLFPIEVSPFLVPTTLIPAVLFSGFFIRYDELFGVFKPLTYISAFRFAFEGVSMAAYGFEREDLNCSEMFCYYRKAKKVLEMLDMENSCIWVDFGGMVVIILALHILLYFSLRYKVR, from the exons ATGTGTGCCAACGACATCACCGAAGTGGCCATCCCCTTGATGGATGTCTCCACCACCGTGCTGACCTTCGAAAACCTTAACTACTCGGTCCACCAGGGGTCCAAATGCATTCTTCAAGACGTGTCCGGTTCGTTCCGTTCCGGCCGACTGGCGGCCATCATCGGACCTTCGGGAGCCGGTAAATCATCGCTGATGAATGTTCTCAGCGGGTTCAA GGTGAAAGGTTTAAAGGGTAGAATTCTGGTGAACAACGAGAGCGTTGATCGTCGACGTTACCGGCAAATGGTTGCCTATAATCCGCAGGACGTGATGCTGTTACCGACCATCACTGTTACGGAGACCTTGCTCTATGCAGCCGACTTACGAATGCCATCCAGTGTGTCGCGGTTTCAGAAAACCAAAATAGTCAACGACATCATTGCGTTGCTGGGTTTAGAAAAGTGTGCCAATAACCAGACTCGCGTTCTTTCCGGTGGAGAGAAAAAACGACTATCGATCGGACAGGAATTGGTGTCCAATCCAAGGATAATGTTCTTTGACGAGCCCACCAGTGGACTGGACAGTGAATCGTCATATCAAATAGTGTCATATTTGAAAGACATGGCACGGCAAGGTCGATGCGTTATCAGTGTGGTGCATCAGCCTAGTTCTGATCTGTTGGAATTGTTTGATGACGTTTATGTTGTTGCCGATGGGCAATGCATGTACAAAGGTCCGTTGGATGAGCTAACTCAAACTTTCGCTGATGTGGGTTTGATTTGTCCACAGTATTACAATAGAGCTGActtcg TCATCAAAATGGCATCAAAATCATACTCTGAACCTGACAAGATTCACATGTTGAAGCAACGAATGAAAACAGCAACTATTCAGAACG GTTACAACAACACCCAGCAGAACGGAAATCTTCAATCAAGGACTCTGGACGAGATTAATAACACCTCTCAGTATCCCATTTCCCAGTGGCGTCAGTTTGCGATCCTAACGCGAAGAACTTTTCTGGGAACCATACGCAATTTCACGCTGACGGTGCTTCGATTTCTTGGGCACGTTCTGTTCGGATTAATAGTCGGCACAGTATATTACAATATCGGAGATGACGGCGCTAAGGTGATTACAAACATTGCCTACATCATGCTGATTCTTCTGTTCACCGCATTTGCAAATTCGATGACTGTTGTTTTGACAT TCCCATTGGAGATGGCTGTATTCATCCGAGAGTACAAGTCTAACTGCTACTCTATCGGAGCCTATTTCTTTTCGAAGATCGTTGCGGACTTCCCGCTGATGATCGGAGGTGTTACCTGCTTTCATCTCATATCGTATTACATGACCGgccaaataaacgaaaatgaTCGGATGTTAATGTTCTGGGGCATGTGCGTGATGATGGGTTGGTACGCACAAATCTACGGAATGCTCGGTGGTAGTCTGTTTCCGATTGAGGTGAGCCCTTTTCTGGTACCAACCACGTTGATTCCGGCCGTCCTGTTCAGTGGGTTCTTCATCCGGTACGATGAGCTGTTCGGTGTGTTCAAACCGTTGACGTACATCTCGGCGTTCAGATTTGCATTCGAGGGAGTGTCGATGGCGGCCTATGGATTCGAAAGGGAAGATTTGAACTGCAGTGAGATGTTTTGCTACTATCGGAAAGCGAAGAAGGTTCTTGAGATGCTGGACATGGAGAACAGTTGTATTTGGGTGGATTTTGGGGGAATGGTGGTTATTATTCTAGCATTGCATATTTTACTGTATTTCAGCTTGCGCTACAAGGTACGATGA